Genomic window (Brachyspira hampsonii):
TTTTGCATATTCATATTCAGAAAAACATACCGAAGATTTATCAAAACCAGCGTAGTAATTATAAATATAAGAGGCTGCCTTCTAGCTCCCATTCCAGATTCAAGAACATTTAATAATTCATTATCAGGATGTGCATGGTATTCATCTACTATAACTAAATGCGGATTTAATCCGTCTTCAGTATTGCTGTCCTGTCCTAATGGTTTTGATTTTGAGGCAGTATCTTTTTTCTTTGTAATTGTAGAAGTTTGTTTATATGTAATCGCTTCTTTATTAAGAGCTTTTGCTTTTCTTATTTGCCTTTCGCTTTCACTCCATGCAATTTTTGCTTGATCTTTTTTCGTAGCTATATAATATATTTCGACTCCAGCCTCTGCAGGACTATCGCAGAAAAAACAATAATTACCAATTCCAGATGCAAAAGTAGTTTTTCCATTTTTTCTGCTCACCTGAACATAAGCCTTTTTAAATCTTCTTAAATTATTTTCTTTTCTTCTCCATCCGAATATACTTGCTATTATAAACTGTTCCCAAGGCTCTAGTATAATATTATGATTTGCCCATTCTCCTTTTGTATGTACTAAAGATTGTATAAACATTATAGGACGTTTAGCTTCATTGTCATCAAAATAAAAAGGATAATCATTATTTTTTGATTTTTCTATATCGTCCAAATGCCTTTTTACAGATAAAAAAGCAGCTTGACAGACTGGTAATTCTTTATTTATAACTTTATTGATATATTCTTCATAGGTATACATTATATTTAACCATTTATCATTTTTTCAATCGGATCATTCATCTTCTATAGTTTCAGGAGATGGTACTTTCTTTTTTGAAGCAGGAGTTAAACCGAACTCGGTAAGCATTTTCGTATATGCCGTTATAGCTTTATGATAAGCTAAATATTCTCCCATAGTCTGAGAGTTTTTACCTTTTAAATAACCAGATACAGAACCTCCTTCATTAATCATAGACTCATAAAGATTCATAGCATCCCCATAATGCATACATAAAAGCTCAAAAGCTGATAAATCCGCAGGTCCGAGCATATTTTTTTCAGCGAAAACAGGTGCAAGTTCCTCCCATTTCTTTAAAGAATACCCAACAAAATATTCTGGCGGATTTGGTATTTTAACGGCTTTTTTTGGCTTATTTTGGGCATTTTTTGGGGCTTTTTTGGCTTTATCGGGCATTTATACTCCTGAGATTATAATTTAGCTAAAAATCTATATTAATAATAAGTAATATAATATTTTATAAATATATGAATGCAGCAAATGCACATCTTTTGTATAAGAAAAAAATAATTTAGGAGCTTTGTATGATTAGAAAAGTTATAATTGGAAACTGTACTTTGATAAAAGGAAATTGTGAAGAGGTTATGGAGGAATTAGAAAGCGATTCTATAAATGCTGTTGTATCAGATCCTCCATATTTATATTTAAAACATAAGCTAGATATACCTTTTGATGAAGATAAAGTATTTGGAGAATGGAAAAGATTGTTAAAAAATAATTCTATGATAGCATTTTTTGGAAGAGGAGATGCATTTTTCAGATGGAACTTAGTGCTTGACAAATTAGGTTTTAAGTTTAAAGAAACGGCAGTATGGGAAAAAGAAAATGCATCAAATTATCTAAATAATTTTTTAAGGATACATGAAGATATTTCTTTTCGTGCTTTAGGTAATTCTAATCTAAGAAAAGAATATGTTGACTATTTAGAATATAATATAAACAAAAATAAATTAGATAGAATTATAGATATTTGGAAAAGTTTAAGAAGTGCATTAAATGGCAGAGATAAAGATGATGTTATTAAATATATAGAGACAGGTATAAAAGAGTTTAATTATGAAAGCAAAAGAAAATATGAAATAACAGCAAGAAAACATCAAGGGGCAAAAAGAGGAGTTAATTTATTTCAGTCGGTAAAAGTAGGAAAAATAGAAACTTCTATTATGCGTTGTAATAGAGAGCAGTATCAATATCAGCATCCAACACAAAAACCTGTTGCCTTAATGGAGCGTTTAGTAAGATTAGTTTCAGATGAAAATAATACAATATTAGATCCATTTATGGGCGGAGGCAGTACAGGAGTTGCATGTATTAATACTAATAGGAAATTTATAGGTATAGAGCTAGATGATGAATATTTTGATACAGCAGTAAAAAGAATAAGTAAAGCATATCAAGATAAAGAAGATGAGTTTATTGATGAAAAAGCAGCATAAAGTCAAACTCCAACTGCTATTTTTACTTAAAAATGGCAGTTGGACTTCAAGTTCTTGTAATAAAATAACAATATAATGCTTATATTTCCTTATATTTTTTTTATATATATATGTCTGTAATAAAAAATATAAGGAATTATATAAAAAAATGGCTGTTTCCTGATTTCAGCTATATTGACAGTAATAACTTTTTATCAATTCAAAATGATAAAACTTTATCAGCAGTCAATCCTAATACTGCTTTGACTTTTTCTACAGTATTTGCATGCGTGAGAGTTATAGCTGAAACAATAGCAACTTTACCTCTTTTTGTATATAAAATAAATGGAAATAATAAAGTAAAAGCTAAAGATCATTCTTTATATAGCTTATTGCATGACTCACCTAATGAAGAATGCACATCAGTATCATTTATAGAAAGTCTAATCACTCAAATACTTCTTCAAGGCAACGGCTTTGTAGAAGTAGTAAGGGATAATTTCAACAGAGTAACAGAACTTTATCTAATAGATTCAAATAAGATTAAAATATATAGAGATTCAAACGGCAATAAAATGTTTGAATATTCAGATGATGGAGAAATCATGACTTTATCTCCGTCTCAAGTTATGCATATAGCAGGACTTGGATGGAACGGAGTGATAGGATACAGTCCAATAGCTATGATGCGTAAGCAAATAACCACAGGACTTTATCAGGATAATTTCGCATTAGATTTCTTTTCTAATGGTGTTAAAAAAGTTCCAATAATTTCACATCCAGATAAATTAAGTGCAGATGCTAAAAGGAATTTAAAAGAAAGTTTCAGAGAGGCTTGGGAAAAAGGTATCGTTGTCCTTGAAGAAGGAATGAAAATAGATCCTATAACAATGAACTTGTCAGATGCTCAGTTTTTAGAAAGCAGAAGATTTTCGGTAGAGGAAATATGCCGAGTGTTCCGTGTACCTCCTCATCTTATAGGAGATTTAAGCAGAAGTACAAATAATAATATAGAGCATCAAAGTATAGAGTTTGTAACGCACACAATAAGACCGTGGTGCGTTCGTATAGAAAAAGCATTGAATGGCTATTTATTAAATAATTTAGAAAGAAAAAAATATAATATAGAGTTTAATTTGGACGGACTTTTGAGAGGCGATACTCTTACAAGGCAGCAGGCGAATCAAATAAAATTAAATAATGGTGTTCTCACTAGAAATGAATGGCGGATACTGGAAAACCTTAACGAAGTAGAAGATGAATACGGAGATGAGTATTTCTGTTCTCAGCAAATAAGACCAATAAAAACAGTTTATGAAACTTCAGAAAATGAGAGCAATCAAAACTTTAATATAAATAATAATGATGAAAATAAAAAATTAGAAGAGGAATATAAAGATGCCAGCAAGCAATAATGAAATTAGAAGTATAGATATTAATATTCAAAAAAGTACAGACACAGAAGGTGAACCTCTTAAATTAAGAGGCTATGCTATTGTATATAATTCTTTAAGTGAGCCTCTCTATGGAGATTTATTTAGAGAGCGTATAAACAGAGGAGCTTTCACTAAATCATTATTAGAAAATGATCAAGTATGTTTATGGGGACATGATACAAGATATGTTCTAGGCAGAAAGAGTTCTGGCACATTAATTTTAAGAGAAGATGAAAAAGGATTGTATTTTGAAGTTTCTATGCCAAATACTACTTGGGCAAGAGATTTGAAAGAAAGCGTGGACAGAGGCGATATAAAGCAAATGTCTTTTGGCTTCAAAGTAGTAAGAGAAAATTGGCTTGATAATAAAGAAACATTAAAAGAATACGGAATGCCTATTCGTGAAGTAGAAGAAATCTTTTGACATGAAATATCATTAGTAACATTTCCAGCTTATCCTCAAAAATGTTAGGCATAAAAATGAAGATGTATATATTCCAAAACCGCCTGATAAATCTATGCCTACAGTAAATGATGATTTTGATTATAGAAATAAAGAATATGAACAAAAAATAAAATATCTAAAAATAAAAAATAAATAATAATAAGGAGTATCAAATTATGTCACCAGAAGAATTAAGAGCTTTAATAGAAAAACTAAAAAATGAAAATGCTTTAGATTTACAATCTATTGATGAACTTATGCAAAAAAGACAAGCATATTCTGCTATGAGTATTGAAGAGAGAGAAAATAAAAAAGAAGATATATCAAAACTAGATAATGATATAGATACTTTAATGAAGAATATAGAAAATAGAAATAAGGAAATAGAGAGAAATGATAAACTTCTATCACTTCAAACTAAATCTTCTATGAATAAAAGAAATGTAGCTGATAATTTAGACAATTCATCTGCTGATGATAACGAAGCTGAATTAAGAGCTAAGGTTGACAGATGGTTTAGATCAGGCAATGATAAAGAAATAAGAGAAACACTTCAGGCAGGCGTTGCCGAAGGCGGCGGATATACTATAGCACCTCAGTATCTTGTAAAAGAAATTATAAAGGAATTAGATTCATCTGTAGAGATAAGAAAAAGAGCACGTATAATTCCTGCCATAAATGGATATGCTAGTATAGGAATACCTACATTAGACAGTGATTTAAATGACTTTGAATGGACATCAGAAATAGGTGAAGTTCCAGAAGATAAAAATATGGCTTTTGGCAAAAGAGAGATGAAGGCTAATCAATTGACTAAAATTGTTTTAGTGAGTAAGCGATTGATACAGCAAAGTAATATAGATGCTCCAGAATTAGTTAAAGATAGAATAGCATATAAATTAGGTGCTACATTAGAACATACCTATCTGTATGGAAATGGTAATGATAAGCCTCTTGGTATATTTGCTCAAACTTCAGATAATACAGCAGCCATACCAACTGACAGAGATCTAGCTGTTGGAACAGCAAGTGCTGCTATAACTTATGACGGCTTAGTAGATGCTGTAAAAGGTTTAAAAAAAGGATATCAACATGGGGCAGTGTGGATGCTCAATAAAGAAGCAGTTGCTGCGTTGAGAAAACTAAAAGACAAACAAGATAGGCCATTATGGCAGGAAAGTTTAATAGTTGGACAGCCTAGCCTCATTCTTGGAATACCTGTTGTGCAAAACGACTTTATAGAAGATAAGCTGGAAGCTACAAAATATTTCGGTGTGTTAGCAAATTTAAATCATTATTGGATTATGGATAGTTTGTCTATGGAACTTCAAGTTTTATATGAGTTATATAGTAAAACAAATCAGGTAGGTTTCCAAGCAGGATATTGGGGAGACGGTGCTCCTGTTCAAAAAGAAGCATTTGTAAGATTAGTAGCACATGATAAACCATTTGCAAAGGCAGCAAGTCAACCAGCTGGTTAATAATTAATTTTAGGGTATAAAAAATGAGCAGTGATACTGAAGATATTAATAGTATAGACATTGATGTCGGAAAAGTAGTCGCCGAAGGCGTGCTTTCGCAAGAGGCAGGTGATGATGACAAAGTAGTTACTTTGTCAGAGTTCAAAAAGTTTCTAAACTTAGAAGGCATTGACTATGATGATGATATACTGCATCTGACTTTAGACAGTGCAATCGGCTATTGTAATAAAGCTAATGAAACAGAATACAAAAGAGCCGATTGTCCTCCTGAAGTTAGGTATGCAATTCTTGGACTTGCTGCTCATTATTTTGAAAGCAAAACAGGAGAAGCCAGTCAAAGTGAGGAAGTTGCTTTGAAAGGTGTTCACAGATTGTTGGCTATTGCGAGGGAAAAGTTTACTTTATGAAAGTTGGAAAATTAATTCATACTATAACTTTTTATAGAACGAAGTATATAGATAATGGAAACGGAACAGGAAGTAATGAATTAATAGAATTAAGAAAAGTAAAATGCTCTATTGAAGATATAACATATAAAGATATACAGCAGGGTAAAAGAAAAGATTTAGAAAGAACTTTGAAAGTACATACTCATTATTTCAAAGAGTTTGATACCAAAGGAATGATGGCCAAAATAAACCATGA
Coding sequences:
- a CDS encoding phage portal protein; this translates as MSVIKNIRNYIKKWLFPDFSYIDSNNFLSIQNDKTLSAVNPNTALTFSTVFACVRVIAETIATLPLFVYKINGNNKVKAKDHSLYSLLHDSPNEECTSVSFIESLITQILLQGNGFVEVVRDNFNRVTELYLIDSNKIKIYRDSNGNKMFEYSDDGEIMTLSPSQVMHIAGLGWNGVIGYSPIAMMRKQITTGLYQDNFALDFFSNGVKKVPIISHPDKLSADAKRNLKESFREAWEKGIVVLEEGMKIDPITMNLSDAQFLESRRFSVEEICRVFRVPPHLIGDLSRSTNNNIEHQSIEFVTHTIRPWCVRIEKALNGYLLNNLERKKYNIEFNLDGLLRGDTLTRQQANQIKLNNGVLTRNEWRILENLNEVEDEYGDEYFCSQQIRPIKTVYETSENESNQNFNINNNDENKKLEEEYKDASKQ
- a CDS encoding DNA-methyltransferase, yielding MIRKVIIGNCTLIKGNCEEVMEELESDSINAVVSDPPYLYLKHKLDIPFDEDKVFGEWKRLLKNNSMIAFFGRGDAFFRWNLVLDKLGFKFKETAVWEKENASNYLNNFLRIHEDISFRALGNSNLRKEYVDYLEYNINKNKLDRIIDIWKSLRSALNGRDKDDVIKYIETGIKEFNYESKRKYEITARKHQGAKRGVNLFQSVKVGKIETSIMRCNREQYQYQHPTQKPVALMERLVRLVSDENNTILDPFMGGGSTGVACINTNRKFIGIELDDEYFDTAVKRISKAYQDKEDEFIDEKAA
- a CDS encoding phage major capsid protein — encoded protein: MSPEELRALIEKLKNENALDLQSIDELMQKRQAYSAMSIEERENKKEDISKLDNDIDTLMKNIENRNKEIERNDKLLSLQTKSSMNKRNVADNLDNSSADDNEAELRAKVDRWFRSGNDKEIRETLQAGVAEGGGYTIAPQYLVKEIIKELDSSVEIRKRARIIPAINGYASIGIPTLDSDLNDFEWTSEIGEVPEDKNMAFGKREMKANQLTKIVLVSKRLIQQSNIDAPELVKDRIAYKLGATLEHTYLYGNGNDKPLGIFAQTSDNTAAIPTDRDLAVGTASAAITYDGLVDAVKGLKKGYQHGAVWMLNKEAVAALRKLKDKQDRPLWQESLIVGQPSLILGIPVVQNDFIEDKLEATKYFGVLANLNHYWIMDSLSMELQVLYELYSKTNQVGFQAGYWGDGAPVQKEAFVRLVAHDKPFAKAASQPAG
- a CDS encoding phage head completion protein, with the protein product MKVGKLIHTITFYRTKYIDNGNGTGSNELIELRKVKCSIEDITYKDIQQGKRKDLERTLKVHTHYFKEFDTKGMMAKINHETDIYEVINMENVSYKNIECIFTIKKLVNNKSK
- a CDS encoding head-tail connector protein is translated as MSSDTEDINSIDIDVGKVVAEGVLSQEAGDDDKVVTLSEFKKFLNLEGIDYDDDILHLTLDSAIGYCNKANETEYKRADCPPEVRYAILGLAAHYFESKTGEASQSEEVALKGVHRLLAIAREKFTL